Genomic window (Isachenkonia alkalipeptolytica):
ATTCACATAAATTTTTCCACCGCTGGGTTCGATGATCCGGTTAATCATTTTTAAGGTTGTGGTTTTTCCACATCCCGAAGGCCCAACAAAAGTACAGATTTCTCCCTCTTCTATACTCATGTTTAACTTATCCACTGCCGGGCGCTGCATTCCGGGATACTTTTTAACCACCTCTTCAATTTTGATCATTTTCTTTCACTCCTCTAGTTTTGTGAATACTGCGACAACACCTATGTATACCCCTGATTCCCGTTGATTATCAGGTTTTATTTTGTGAAGTCACTTTTTTTCTCATCGGCACAACTTTTTCCATTGTCTCAGTTTAGTTATTATAACACAAGGAAAATAAAAAACAAGTAGACCAAAGGGGACGGAGGTATTCGGTATATAGTCTACCAAAGGGGACGGAGGTATTCGGTATATAGTCTACCAAAGGGGACGGCAGGCTGCGTAAAAACGCTGATGTTATAATTATCAACAGCTATATATAGTTGAACATTAAATCATGGATTCAACATATAGTATATAAAATTTGTAACAAAACAGTTTTTACGCAACCTGACGGAGGTATTCGATATATAGCACACCGAAGGGGGACCGCATTACCACCCCTTTATTATAAGTGTTTCCTTCCTTTAGATCCGTTGTAAAATACTACAGCTATATCTGTTTTGAAATACTATAGCTATATCCGTTGTAAAATACTATAGCCGATCCCCGTGATCCTTTCCAGCTGCCTTAAGGAAATCCCGTATTCTTTGCAGGTTGTAATGATCTCGGCTCGCCGCACAGGGTCATAGCTTTGAATAACCGTTGGACTCTTCCCATACACCTGTTGCTTAACAAAATCCGCTGCATCCTCATCCCGCCACCGACGGCTTCTATCAAACTCTAAGTAGGGTTTGTTTTCCGGTACTTTATGAAATTCTTTCAAAAATATTTTCGCCTTATTTCGCTGTTCTTCCGTGATTGGGTCGTGGGTGTTTTGAGGGTAAGTATCCGGTGGATGGTTTCTGGAAGGTTCTTTTAGAGAAGCAACGGCCATGTCCTGATTGCAAAGCTTCAGACCGAAAGTTTTGTCAGACGCTTCATTCGACGCTTCATTCGACGCTTCATTCGACGCTTCATTCGACGCTTCAAAGTACTCCCGATAGCTGCTCCAGGGGTAATCGGAAAGTTTCTGAACCATACCGGCTTTTAAGGGATTTTGGTGGATATAGCGTAGTACACCAAGAAAATAGCCAGGGGTTTCCACCACCTCACTTTTAAAACGATCCTGAAAAAGATGTCCCACCCGTTCGTATTTTCCGTTATACCACTGCACATATTTCGAGGCGATTCTTCGAAAGACGGTTCCAAGCTCTTCCTCGCCTTCTTTCATCAAAAGATGGATATGATTGGTCATCAGGCAATAGGCATAAATCTCGTACTCGCTTTTCGGTTGTTGATCCTTTAATGCATACAAAAACTTCCGGTAGTCCTGTTCCTCTTCGAAAATCCGCTGTTTATTGATCCCCCGGAAGATTACATGATATACACCGGTCTTGCTTTTTTCCCTAGCTCTTCTCGGCAAATTCCCTCACCCCTTCGTTTTGGACTTTGGGTCAATATCCTGGACGTCGCATATGTTCTATTT
Coding sequences:
- a CDS encoding transposase; translation: MPRRAREKSKTGVYHVIFRGINKQRIFEEEQDYRKFLYALKDQQPKSEYEIYAYCLMTNHIHLLMKEGEEELGTVFRRIASKYVQWYNGKYERVGHLFQDRFKSEVVETPGYFLGVLRYIHQNPLKAGMVQKLSDYPWSSYREYFEASNEASNEASNEASNEASDKTFGLKLCNQDMAVASLKEPSRNHPPDTYPQNTHDPITEEQRNKAKIFLKEFHKVPENKPYLEFDRSRRWRDEDAADFVKQQVYGKSPTVIQSYDPVRRAEIITTCKEYGISLRQLERITGIGYSILQRI